A single window of Streptomyces sudanensis DNA harbors:
- the ndk gene encoding nucleoside-diphosphate kinase, which translates to MTQRTLVLLKPDAVRRHLIGEIIGRIERKAGWTIAALELRTLDQDTLEQHYGEHRGKPFYEPLVAFMSSGPVVAMVVEGERVIEGVRRLAGPTDPIAAEPGSIRGDYGTIVRENLIHASDSEESAIRELKIFFPGLS; encoded by the coding sequence ATGACCCAGCGCACCCTCGTCCTCCTCAAGCCCGACGCCGTCCGCAGGCACCTGATCGGCGAGATCATCGGCCGCATCGAGCGCAAGGCCGGCTGGACCATCGCCGCGCTGGAGCTGCGCACGCTCGACCAGGACACGCTGGAGCAGCACTACGGCGAGCACCGCGGCAAGCCCTTCTACGAGCCGCTCGTCGCGTTCATGTCCTCCGGGCCGGTCGTCGCGATGGTGGTCGAGGGGGAGCGGGTCATCGAGGGCGTACGCCGGCTGGCCGGGCCGACGGACCCGATCGCCGCGGAGCCCGGTTCCATCCGGGGCGACTACGGCACCATCGTCCGGGAGAACCTGATCCACGCCTCGGACTCGGAGGAGTCCGCCATTCGGGAACTCAAGATTTTCTTTCCCGGCCTTTCCTGA
- a CDS encoding rod shape-determining protein — translation MSFIGRDMAVDLGTANTLVYVRGRGIVLNEPSVVAINTNTGGILAVGAEAKKMIGRTPGNIVAVRPLKDGVIADFEITERMLRYFILKIHKRRYLARPRVVVCVPSGITGVERRAVIEASTQAGARQVHIIEEPMAAAIGSGLPVHEATGNMVVDIGGGTTEVAVISLGGIVTAQSIRVAGDELDNAIIQHVKKEYSLLLGERTAEQIKITIGSAHDFGEEEHTEIRGRDLVSGLPKTVVISATEVRKAIEEPVNAIVDAVKTTLDKCPPELSGDIMDRGIVLTGGGALLRGLDERLRQETGMPIHIAEDPLDSVALGSGKCVEEFEALQQVLDSQPRR, via the coding sequence ATGTCGTTCATCGGCCGTGACATGGCTGTCGACCTCGGGACCGCCAACACGCTGGTGTACGTCAGGGGTCGCGGCATCGTCCTCAACGAGCCGTCGGTCGTCGCCATCAACACCAACACCGGCGGCATCCTGGCGGTCGGCGCGGAGGCGAAGAAGATGATCGGCCGGACCCCCGGCAACATCGTCGCGGTGCGGCCGCTGAAGGACGGGGTGATCGCGGACTTCGAGATCACCGAACGGATGCTCCGCTACTTCATTCTGAAAATCCACAAGCGCCGCTATCTGGCCCGTCCCCGCGTCGTCGTCTGCGTGCCGTCCGGCATCACGGGCGTCGAGCGCCGCGCGGTCATCGAGGCGTCCACCCAGGCCGGCGCCCGGCAGGTGCACATCATCGAGGAGCCGATGGCGGCCGCCATCGGATCGGGCCTGCCGGTCCACGAGGCCACCGGCAACATGGTCGTCGACATCGGCGGCGGCACGACCGAGGTCGCCGTCATCTCCCTCGGCGGGATCGTCACCGCGCAGTCCATCCGGGTCGCCGGCGACGAGCTGGACAACGCGATCATCCAGCACGTCAAGAAGGAGTACAGCCTCCTCCTGGGCGAGCGCACCGCCGAACAGATCAAGATCACCATCGGTTCGGCGCACGACTTCGGCGAGGAGGAGCACACCGAGATCCGCGGACGCGACCTGGTCTCCGGCCTGCCCAAGACCGTCGTCATCTCCGCCACGGAGGTCCGCAAGGCGATCGAGGAGCCCGTCAACGCCATCGTCGACGCCGTGAAGACCACCCTCGACAAGTGCCCGCCCGAGCTGTCCGGCGACATCATGGACCGCGGGATCGTCCTCACCGGCGGCGGCGCCCTGCTGCGCGGCCTCGACGAGCGGCTGCGCCAGGAGACGGGCATGCCGATCCACATCGCCGAGGACCCGCTGGACTCGGTGGCGCTGGGCTCCGGCAAGTGCGTCGAGGAGTTCGAGGCGCTCCAGCAGGTGCTGGACTCCCAGCCCCGCAGGTGA
- a CDS encoding DUF4233 domain-containing protein has translation MRTLCASTLVGEFFVLGFAGLVAMKDPDLGMGTVWTVCGVLMVVSLLLCGLLTRPGGVQLGWALQVALVLSGFFVPVMFFLGAVFAGLWWASVHFGRKIDEAKARWAAQHEAGAPSA, from the coding sequence ATGCGTACGCTCTGCGCCTCGACGCTGGTCGGCGAGTTCTTCGTGCTGGGCTTCGCGGGCCTGGTGGCGATGAAGGACCCGGATCTGGGCATGGGCACCGTCTGGACGGTGTGCGGCGTCCTGATGGTGGTGAGCCTGCTGCTGTGCGGCCTGCTCACCCGTCCGGGCGGCGTCCAGCTGGGCTGGGCGCTGCAGGTCGCGCTCGTCCTGAGCGGCTTCTTCGTGCCGGTCATGTTCTTCCTCGGCGCGGTCTTCGCGGGCCTGTGGTGGGCGTCCGTCCACTTCGGGCGGAAGATCGACGAGGCGAAGGCCCGCTGGGCGGCACAGCACGAGGCCGGCGCCCCGTCGGCGTGA
- the mreC gene encoding rod shape-determining protein MreC produces the protein MRDTKESRLLLALLVAVAFALITVDIRGGEKSPVDGARRVAATVFGPVENSVASAVAPIGNAIGAVRDSGERHGRIAQLERENAELKARLGSDDRNRNRVRELDKLLRTAGAGQYGIKAAEVIAMGAAQGFSWTVTIDAGAQDGIRRDMTVINGDGLVGRVTTVGPSTATVLLAGDPDFTVGTRIERTDELGFATGQGDRPLSVQLLNGKAKVKPGDRLVTFGSQADRPFVPGVPVGEVIRVDPSSGALTRRLFVRPYVGFSRLDIVGVVVQAPRTDPRDTVLPAKPKPAPTVTVTVTPSPVGDRPQGEGDGQANAQPGVTPRADEQEQE, from the coding sequence GTGAGGGACACGAAAGAGAGCCGACTGCTTCTGGCGCTTCTGGTCGCCGTCGCGTTCGCGCTGATCACGGTGGACATCCGCGGCGGTGAGAAGTCACCGGTCGACGGAGCCCGCCGCGTCGCCGCCACCGTCTTCGGTCCGGTGGAGAACAGCGTCGCGTCCGCGGTCGCCCCGATCGGCAACGCGATCGGGGCCGTACGGGACTCCGGCGAGCGCCACGGCCGCATCGCGCAGCTGGAGAGGGAGAACGCCGAGCTGAAGGCGAGGCTCGGCAGCGACGACCGCAACCGCAACCGCGTCCGCGAGCTGGACAAGCTGCTCAGGACGGCCGGCGCGGGGCAGTACGGCATCAAGGCGGCCGAGGTCATCGCCATGGGGGCCGCCCAGGGCTTCTCCTGGACGGTCACCATCGACGCCGGGGCGCAGGACGGCATCCGCCGCGACATGACCGTCATCAACGGCGACGGACTCGTCGGCCGCGTCACCACCGTCGGCCCCTCCACCGCCACCGTGCTCCTCGCCGGCGACCCGGACTTCACGGTCGGCACGCGGATAGAGCGCACCGACGAGCTGGGCTTCGCCACCGGCCAGGGCGACCGCCCGCTGTCCGTGCAGCTCCTCAACGGCAAGGCGAAGGTGAAGCCCGGCGACCGGCTCGTCACCTTCGGCTCCCAGGCCGACCGCCCGTTCGTGCCGGGCGTGCCCGTCGGCGAGGTCATCCGCGTCGACCCCTCCAGCGGCGCCCTGACCCGCAGGCTGTTCGTCCGCCCCTACGTCGGGTTCAGCCGCCTCGACATCGTCGGCGTCGTCGTCCAGGCGCCCCGCACCGACCCGCGCGACACGGTCCTGCCCGCCAAGCCGAAGCCCGCCCCGACGGTCACCGTGACGGTCACGCCCTCCCCGGTCGGGGACCGGCCGCAGGGCGAGGGGGACGGGCAGGCGAACGCCCAGCCGGGCGTGACCCCCCGCGCCGACGAGCAGGAGCAGGAGTAG